The following are from one region of the Salvelinus alpinus chromosome 16, SLU_Salpinus.1, whole genome shotgun sequence genome:
- the fkbp8 gene encoding peptidyl-prolyl cis-trans isomerase FKBP8, with amino-acid sequence MTDKEDVTGAGDNLEVILTGKKSGKASLLDSGEDFEMLDDDEIDDDPPPLEDAGGGKKTKKEPAEDQHASPSSLVDEWMDILGNGQLRKKVLRAGNGPDSRPTKGQNVVIHLKTSLADGTLVEEQPELSFTLGDGDVIQALDLTVQLMEMGEKALVQADAKYAYGALGSLAPEVLPNADLALEVQLLDATEALDLELLSPQERVALAGQKRERGNVYYQRGDYAFAVNSYGFALQITESSSKVDISPEEEEELMDIKVKCLNNMAAAQLKLDHYEAALRSCVSVLAHQPDNIKALFRKGKVLALQGEYADAIRNLKMALKLEPSNKTIHSELSRLVKKHSEQKGAEQAMYKKMLGNPGSDGMQKHQARSSWGVSWKWLFGATAVAIGGVALSVVIAARN; translated from the exons ATGACTGACAAGGAGGATGTGACTGGTGCTGGTGATAACCTAGAGGTGATTCTAACAGGGAAGAAGTCAGGGAAAGCCTCGCTGCTGGACAGTGGGGAAGACTTTGAGATGTTGGATGATGATGAAATTGATGATGACCCTCCTCCTTTGGAAGATGCTGGGGGTGGGAAGAAGACTAAAAAAGAGCCTGCAGAGGACCAACATGCTAGCCCTTCATCTCTAGTAGATGAGTGGATGGATATACTAG GTAATGGCCAGCTAAGGAAGAAAGTTCTGCGGGCAGGGAATGGGCCAGACAGCAGGCCCACAAAAGGCCAGAATGTTGTGATTCACCTGAAGACTTCACTGGCTGATGGGACTCTAGTAGAAGAGCAACCGGAGCTGTCTTTCACTCTGGGAGATGGTGATGTCATCCAG GCTCTGGATCTCACAGTGCAGCTCATGGAAATGGGGGAGAAGGCCCTCGTCCAAGCCGACGCTAAATATGCATATGGTGCCCTGGGGAG CCTTGCCCCGGAGGTGCTTCCCAATGCTGATCTGGCCCTGGAGGTACAGCTGCTGGATGCCACTGAGGCCCTCGACCTTGAGCTCCTCTCCCCCCAGGAGAGGGTCGCCCTGGCTGGgcagaagagggagagggggaatgtCTACTACCAGAGAGGAGACTACGCCTTCGCTGTAAACTCTTATGGCTTTGCCCTGCAGATCACCGAGTCCAGCTCTAAAG TGGACATTAgcccagaggaagaggaggagctgaTGGACATTAAGGTGAAGTGTCTAAACAACATGGCAGCTGCCCAGCTCAAGTTGGATCACTACGAAGCAGCACTACGGTCCTGTGTTTCAGTGCTGGCCCACCAGCCAGACAACATCAAAGCCCTATTCCGCAAAGGCAAG GTATTGGCCTTGCAAGGAGAATATGCTGACGCTATAAGGAATTTGAAGATGGCCCTGAAGTTGGAACCAAGCAACAAG ACCATCCACTCAGAACTCTCCAGGCTGGTGAAGAAGCACTCGGAGCAGAAAGGCGCAGAGCAGGCCATGTACAAGAAGATGCTAGGCAACCCAGGCAGCGATGGCATGCAGAAACACCAGGCCAGGTCATCATGG GGTGTCAGCTGGAAATGGCTGTTCGGTGCCACGGCTGTAGCCATCGGAGGTGTCGCCTTGTCAGTTGTCATAGCTGCCAGAAATTAG